Proteins from a genomic interval of Clostridium sp. M62/1:
- the scfB gene encoding thioether cross-link-forming SCIFF peptide maturase, whose translation MIHQYINNGYYIVMDVNSGSVHVVDPLLYDMIALLSETIDNLTEPQKIPEEAKQEICRKLEGKYRQEEMEEAFSDIQELIDQEQLFTADIYKDYVIDFKKRKTVVKALCLHIAHDCNLACRYCFAEEGEYHGRRALMTYEVGKKALDFLVANSGNRINLEVDFFGGEPLMNWDVVKQLVAYGRSLEKPHNKKFRFTLTTNGVLLNDEIMEFCNKEMSNVVLSLDGRKEVNDRMRPFRNGKGSYDLIVPKFQKFAKLRADRDYFVRGTFTRNNLDFADDVLHFADLGFEKMSIEPVVAAPEEPYSIREEDLPKIMEEYDKLAKEYVKRHKEGRGFTFFHFMLDLNQGPCVAKRLSGCGSGTEYLAVTPWGDLYPCHQFVGIDKFLLGNVDEGITHPEICNEFKLCNVYAKDKCRDCFARFYCSGGCAANSYNFHGSITDAYDIGCEMQKKRIECSIMIKAALADENEVKENCNEEQ comes from the coding sequence GTGATTCATCAGTATATTAATAACGGTTACTATATCGTAATGGATGTGAACAGCGGCTCTGTCCATGTGGTCGATCCGCTGCTCTATGATATGATCGCACTTCTTTCTGAAACGATCGATAACCTGACCGAGCCTCAGAAAATCCCGGAGGAGGCAAAGCAGGAGATCTGCAGAAAATTAGAGGGAAAATACCGGCAGGAGGAGATGGAGGAGGCATTTTCCGACATTCAGGAGCTGATCGACCAGGAGCAGCTCTTCACTGCCGACATCTATAAGGACTATGTAATTGATTTCAAAAAGAGAAAGACCGTGGTAAAGGCTCTGTGCCTGCATATTGCCCATGACTGCAATCTGGCCTGCCGGTACTGCTTTGCCGAGGAGGGAGAGTACCACGGCAGAAGAGCCCTTATGACCTACGAGGTGGGAAAGAAAGCCTTAGACTTCCTGGTGGCAAACTCCGGCAACCGGATTAACCTGGAGGTAGATTTCTTCGGCGGAGAGCCGCTGATGAACTGGGACGTGGTAAAGCAGCTGGTGGCCTACGGCCGTTCCCTGGAGAAACCCCACAACAAGAAATTCCGTTTCACTCTCACCACCAACGGAGTTCTGTTAAACGACGAGATCATGGAGTTCTGCAATAAGGAAATGAGCAACGTGGTTTTAAGCCTCGACGGCCGCAAGGAAGTCAATGACAGAATGCGCCCCTTCCGAAACGGAAAGGGAAGCTATGATCTGATCGTCCCGAAATTCCAGAAATTTGCGAAGCTGCGCGCAGACAGGGATTACTTTGTGCGCGGAACCTTCACGAGAAACAATCTGGATTTTGCAGACGATGTGCTGCACTTTGCCGATCTGGGCTTTGAGAAAATGTCCATCGAGCCGGTTGTGGCTGCCCCTGAGGAGCCCTACTCCATCCGCGAGGAGGATCTCCCGAAGATCATGGAGGAGTACGACAAGCTGGCTAAGGAATATGTAAAGCGCCATAAGGAGGGAAGGGGCTTTACCTTCTTCCACTTTATGCTGGATTTAAACCAGGGACCGTGCGTGGCCAAACGCCTGTCCGGCTGCGGTTCAGGAACTGAATACCTGGCTGTCACCCCATGGGGCGATCTCTATCCGTGCCACCAGTTCGTGGGAATTGACAAGTTCCTTCTGGGAAATGTAGACGAGGGCATCACACACCCGGAAATCTGCAATGAGTTCAAGCTCTGCAATGTCTATGCCAAGGACAAGTGCAGGGACTGCTTTGCCAGATTCTACTGCAGCGGCGGCTGCGCAGCCAACTCCTACAACTTCCACGGCTCTATCACAGACGCTTATGATATCGGATGCGAGATGCAGAAGAAGCGTATTGAGTGTTCTATCATGATAAAAGCGGCGCTGGCCGATGAAAATGAAGTAAAGGAGAATTGCAATGAAGAACAGTAA
- the scfA gene encoding six-cysteine ranthipeptide SCIFF codes for MKHVKTLSTNTLKNTMKKGGCGECQTSCQSACKTSCTVGNQSCENKDR; via the coding sequence ATGAAGCACGTTAAGACTTTAAGCACAAACACATTAAAGAATACAATGAAAAAGGGCGGCTGCGGCGAATGTCAGACATCCTGCCAGTCCGCATGCAAGACTTCCTGTACAGTAGGAAACCAGAGCTGCGAGAACAAGGATCGCTAG
- a CDS encoding TIGR04086 family membrane protein — protein sequence MGKSKLQAMLRSLLASYLLTAIFLAVLAFLLYRFRLKEAQISLGINVIYIIACLIGGILAGKAIRQRRFVWGLLSGALYFLILLAVSFAMNRTLGSDTKELMTVFLMCAGSGTLGGMLS from the coding sequence ATGGGAAAATCAAAACTGCAGGCCATGCTCCGATCGCTTCTGGCTTCCTACCTGCTTACTGCCATATTTCTGGCTGTTCTGGCTTTTCTGCTCTACCGGTTCCGCCTTAAAGAGGCTCAGATCAGCCTGGGCATCAATGTGATTTACATTATCGCCTGCCTGATCGGCGGCATTCTGGCCGGAAAGGCCATCCGCCAGAGGCGCTTTGTCTGGGGACTTCTCTCCGGGGCCCTCTACTTTCTGATCCTTCTGGCCGTTTCCTTTGCCATGAACCGTACTCTGGGCTCTGACACAAAGGAGCTTATGACGGTGTTTCTCATGTGCGCAGGCAGCGGAACTCTGGGAGGGATGCTCAGCTGA
- a CDS encoding HlyC/CorC family transporter: MIFLESSDAIQLLVILILVALSAFFSSSETALTTVNKIRMRTLADAGDTRAAMVLKVTGNPGKMLSAILIGNNIVNMYASSLTTLLSSKLFGNEAVGAATGVITFLILIFGEITPKTSATISSERMSLRCAGVIFVLMTVLTPVIFVINKVSMLVLQLLGVDPNKKSESITEDELRTIVEVSHEEGVIKTEEKKMINNVFDFGDSVAKDVMVPRIDMAFVDVNATYSELIEIFREEKYTRFPVYEDTTDNVIGILNIKDILLAGEKEGFSVRDYLRAPYYTYEFKKVSELMVEMKKANVNIIIVLDEYGATAGLITLEDMLEEIVGEIRDEYDEDEENELVEVAPNEYVVEGSMKLDDLNDRLELKLESEDYDSLGGLVIGLLDHLPEEGEDVVFDNVRLVVDRVEKNRIDRIHMYILNPVQAVSARLKEEEEKREDKKKEEKKERS, from the coding sequence TTGATTTTTTTGGAGTCGAGTGACGCCATACAATTATTGGTAATTCTTATTTTAGTTGCCCTCTCTGCATTTTTCTCATCGTCAGAAACGGCTCTTACCACTGTAAACAAAATCCGGATGAGGACGCTTGCGGATGCCGGAGATACGCGGGCCGCCATGGTTCTCAAGGTTACGGGAAATCCTGGTAAGATGCTGAGTGCGATTCTGATTGGAAACAATATCGTAAACATGTATGCTTCTTCCCTTACAACCCTTTTGTCCTCCAAGCTGTTCGGCAATGAGGCGGTCGGTGCTGCCACAGGTGTGATCACGTTCCTGATTCTTATTTTCGGCGAGATTACCCCTAAGACGTCAGCGACGATTTCCTCCGAGCGAATGTCGCTGCGATGCGCGGGGGTGATTTTTGTTCTGATGACTGTTCTGACTCCTGTGATTTTCGTGATCAATAAGGTATCCATGCTGGTACTGCAGCTGCTCGGGGTGGATCCGAACAAGAAGTCAGAGTCCATCACAGAGGATGAGCTGCGCACCATCGTGGAAGTGAGCCATGAGGAGGGAGTTATTAAAACGGAAGAGAAAAAGATGATCAACAATGTGTTTGACTTCGGCGATTCCGTGGCAAAGGATGTTATGGTTCCCCGCATCGACATGGCCTTTGTGGATGTAAATGCAACCTACAGTGAGCTGATTGAGATATTCCGGGAGGAGAAGTACACCAGGTTCCCGGTCTATGAGGACACGACGGACAATGTCATTGGCATTTTAAATATCAAGGACATTCTGCTGGCAGGGGAGAAGGAGGGATTTTCCGTCCGCGATTACCTGAGAGCGCCGTACTACACCTATGAGTTCAAGAAGGTTTCCGAGCTCATGGTGGAGATGAAGAAGGCGAATGTCAATATCATCATTGTTCTCGACGAGTATGGGGCGACAGCAGGACTTATCACGCTGGAGGACATGCTGGAGGAGATCGTGGGAGAAATCCGCGACGAGTACGATGAAGACGAGGAAAACGAGCTGGTGGAGGTTGCACCGAACGAGTACGTGGTGGAGGGTTCCATGAAGCTCGACGATCTGAATGACCGGCTGGAGCTTAAGCTGGAATCAGAGGACTATGACTCCCTGGGAGGCCTTGTCATCGGCCTTCTCGACCACCTTCCCGAGGAGGGGGAGGATGTGGTTTTTGACAATGTCCGTCTGGTGGTAGACCGGGTGGAAAAAAACCGGATTGACCGAATCCATATGTACATTCTGAACCCGGTTCAGGCTGTATCTGCCCGCCTCAAGGAAGAGGAGGAAAAGCGGGAAGATAAGAAAAAAGAAGAGAAAAAAGAACGCTCATAA
- a CDS encoding signal peptidase II: MGILGLVAALFGLDQYLKQKIENQSPDSFPRMMEGTGGMIKLYRNHNSGFCFEFLRQKPELVRMLPVCFTSAAAGVLCFLMTKKGHRAEKAGYALIVSGALSNLCDRLKRGYVVDYFSFQPGFLKKVVFNIGDLCIAAGAVILAARSLLGKED; this comes from the coding sequence ATGGGGATTTTAGGACTTGTGGCAGCTCTGTTTGGGCTTGACCAGTATCTGAAGCAGAAGATAGAAAACCAGAGCCCGGACAGCTTTCCGAGGATGATGGAGGGAACGGGAGGGATGATTAAGCTTTACAGAAACCACAACAGCGGGTTCTGTTTTGAGTTTCTCAGGCAGAAGCCGGAGCTGGTGCGCATGCTTCCCGTCTGCTTTACCAGCGCGGCGGCCGGGGTTCTCTGCTTTCTCATGACAAAGAAGGGACACAGGGCAGAAAAAGCGGGCTATGCTCTGATTGTCTCGGGCGCGCTCAGCAATCTCTGCGACAGGCTTAAGAGAGGATATGTGGTGGATTACTTCAGCTTCCAGCCGGGATTTCTGAAGAAGGTAGTGTTCAATATCGGGGATCTGTGCATTGCGGCAGGGGCGGTGATCCTGGCAGCCAGAAGCCTGCTGGGAAAAGAAGACTAG
- a CDS encoding S8 family peptidase gives MPCIQPDLSQDYSDFIIRYFSFSQTALTFNSSAPGFSQGQTEESCFSVISSQYAVYHMPLAETLPLTLNRFSYPSIPKLYTLLDTSSMESSGILTAFAQPSLALRGRGTLIGIVDTGIDYRNPIFLGSDRSTRILGLWDQTEEGPGIMMGNILEDIPYGREYTREEINRALEAEDPFSVVPSRDESEHGTLLAGIAAGNETDSASFTGAAPEAFLAVVKLKQAKQYLRDYYLIPSSSEAYQENDIMMGIKYLLLVARRHRLPLTILISLGTNMGSHEGTSPLARYLDTVSAFPGVVTVIAAGNETGYSHHYFGTVEADEEFEDVELRIASGEEGFTMEMWTQEPELFSVGFLSPTGELIGRIPNNSPMEQRITFLLEDTVIYLNYQVAEFETGSQLIVMRFVRPTPGIWRLRVYNSLYLKGAYHLWLPAHGFLSEDTFFLRPHPDTVITEPGNASLPITVGAYNHRSGGIYIHSSRGYTRLGRVKPDLAAPGVDVEIPSSSGLSPIRITGTSAAAAHAAGAAANLLSWAFRNGSFSYMNTSIAKTFLIRGAERNPVFTYPNREWGYGTLNLYNAFLRMRE, from the coding sequence ATGCCCTGCATTCAGCCAGATCTCTCACAGGATTACTCTGATTTTATTATACGCTATTTTTCCTTTTCTCAGACTGCACTGACCTTCAATTCGTCTGCCCCCGGATTTTCTCAGGGACAGACAGAGGAGAGCTGTTTTTCTGTTATCAGCAGTCAGTATGCCGTCTACCATATGCCTCTTGCGGAAACTTTGCCGCTGACGCTGAACCGTTTTTCCTATCCATCCATTCCCAAACTCTACACGCTTCTTGACACGTCCAGCATGGAAAGCTCCGGCATCCTGACAGCTTTTGCCCAGCCCTCCCTGGCCCTTCGGGGACGCGGGACGCTCATCGGTATTGTGGACACCGGAATTGATTACAGAAATCCTATCTTCCTCGGCTCTGACCGCTCCACAAGAATCCTGGGGCTCTGGGATCAGACGGAGGAGGGACCTGGAATTATGATGGGAAATATTCTCGAGGATATTCCCTACGGCAGGGAATATACCCGGGAGGAGATCAATCGGGCTCTGGAAGCAGAAGATCCCTTTTCCGTCGTCCCCTCCCGGGATGAAAGCGAGCACGGAACCCTGCTGGCGGGAATTGCAGCTGGAAACGAGACCGACTCTGCTTCCTTCACCGGAGCTGCTCCTGAGGCATTTCTTGCCGTGGTGAAGCTGAAGCAGGCCAAACAGTATCTCAGGGATTATTACCTCATCCCCTCCTCCTCTGAAGCCTATCAGGAAAATGACATTATGATGGGCATAAAATACCTTCTTCTGGTGGCCAGACGGCACCGGCTGCCCCTGACCATTCTCATAAGTCTTGGAACAAACATGGGAAGCCATGAGGGGACCTCGCCTCTTGCCAGATATCTTGACACCGTCAGCGCCTTTCCCGGCGTCGTCACCGTCATCGCCGCCGGAAATGAGACCGGCTACAGCCACCACTACTTCGGGACAGTGGAGGCAGATGAAGAATTTGAAGATGTGGAGCTGCGGATAGCCTCCGGCGAGGAGGGCTTTACCATGGAAATGTGGACCCAGGAGCCGGAACTCTTCTCCGTCGGGTTCCTCTCCCCCACCGGAGAGCTCATCGGACGGATTCCAAACAACTCTCCCATGGAGCAGAGGATCACCTTTCTCCTGGAGGACACGGTTATCTATCTGAATTACCAGGTGGCGGAATTTGAGACAGGAAGCCAGCTCATTGTCATGCGCTTCGTCCGCCCCACTCCGGGGATCTGGAGACTGCGGGTCTATAATTCCCTGTACCTGAAGGGAGCCTACCATCTCTGGCTTCCCGCCCACGGCTTTCTGTCAGAGGACACCTTCTTTCTGCGCCCTCACCCGGACACAGTCATCACCGAGCCGGGCAACGCCTCCCTTCCCATCACCGTAGGCGCTTACAACCACCGCAGCGGCGGAATCTACATTCACTCCAGCCGCGGCTATACCAGACTTGGGAGAGTCAAACCGGATCTGGCAGCACCCGGTGTGGACGTGGAGATTCCCTCCAGCTCCGGGCTTTCCCCTATCCGCATAACCGGCACCTCTGCGGCGGCCGCCCATGCAGCCGGAGCAGCCGCAAACCTTCTGTCCTGGGCTTTCCGAAACGGCTCTTTTTCCTATATGAATACCTCCATCGCCAAGACCTTCCTGATCCGCGGCGCAGAAAGAAATCCTGTATTCACCTATCCCAACAGGGAGTGGGGATATGGGACGCTGAATCTCTATAATGCTTTTCTGCGGATGAGGGAGTAG
- the clpX gene encoding ATP-dependent Clp protease ATP-binding subunit ClpX — translation MLDDREKDKTENVSIEDLIEDSIEDSIEDSIEENERAEDSQTAAPAKPDRKDSSDDEYEKICYVCRRPESKAGPMITMPGGMNFCHDCMQKAFDTVTNSGLDLSKLQNMPYMNLNLSDFSNLQNLNTEIPKKNKVKKKSQDKKGGKKEFSIRDIPAPHIIKSKLDQYVVGQEQAKKVIAVAVYNHYKRAFCQTAEGEDGSQDEVQIEKSNILMIGPTGSGKTYLVKTLAKLLDVPLAIADATTLTEAGYIGDDIESVISKLLAAADNDVERAEKGIIFIDEIDKIAKKKNTTSRDVSGESVQQELLKLLEGSQVEVPVGSNQKNALTPMTTVDTNNILFICGGAFPDLENIVKERLNKSSTMGFGAQLKGKYDDDPNLLGHATTEDLRKFGMIPEFLGRLPITVTLQALTKDLMVRILTEPKNAILKQYEKLLAMDEVRLVFEEDALSWIAEEAIRKETGARALRAIIEEFMQDIMYEIPKDPNIGSVVITRAYLEKNGGPMIEMRG, via the coding sequence ATGTTGGACGACAGAGAAAAAGATAAAACAGAAAATGTTTCAATAGAAGATTTAATAGAAGATTCAATAGAAGATTCAATAGAAGATTCAATAGAAGAAAATGAGAGGGCAGAGGACAGCCAGACGGCAGCTCCTGCGAAGCCGGACAGGAAGGACAGCTCTGATGATGAGTATGAGAAGATCTGCTATGTGTGCCGCAGGCCGGAGAGCAAGGCCGGCCCTATGATCACCATGCCTGGGGGAATGAATTTCTGCCATGACTGTATGCAGAAGGCCTTCGACACAGTGACAAACAGCGGCCTGGACCTGAGCAAGCTGCAGAATATGCCCTACATGAATCTGAATCTGAGCGATTTTTCAAACCTGCAGAATCTGAATACAGAGATTCCGAAAAAGAACAAGGTGAAGAAAAAGAGTCAGGACAAAAAAGGAGGGAAGAAGGAATTTTCCATCAGGGATATTCCGGCGCCCCATATCATCAAGTCAAAGCTTGACCAGTATGTGGTCGGCCAGGAGCAGGCCAAAAAGGTGATCGCAGTGGCTGTTTACAATCATTACAAGAGAGCCTTCTGCCAGACAGCAGAGGGGGAGGACGGCTCGCAGGATGAGGTTCAGATTGAGAAATCCAATATCCTGATGATCGGACCGACTGGAAGCGGAAAGACTTATCTGGTCAAAACCCTGGCAAAGCTTCTCGACGTGCCCTTAGCCATAGCCGACGCCACGACTCTGACAGAGGCCGGCTATATCGGAGATGACATAGAGAGTGTGATTTCCAAACTTCTGGCAGCGGCTGACAATGATGTGGAGCGGGCGGAAAAGGGGATTATCTTTATCGACGAGATCGACAAGATTGCGAAGAAGAAGAATACCACAAGCCGCGATGTCAGCGGTGAATCCGTGCAGCAGGAGCTCTTAAAGCTTCTGGAGGGCAGCCAGGTGGAGGTTCCGGTGGGCTCTAACCAGAAAAATGCCCTGACGCCCATGACGACCGTAGACACCAACAATATCCTTTTTATCTGCGGAGGAGCCTTCCCGGATTTGGAGAATATTGTGAAGGAAAGGCTCAACAAGTCCAGCACCATGGGCTTTGGCGCTCAGCTTAAAGGCAAATATGACGATGACCCGAATCTGCTTGGCCATGCCACCACGGAGGATCTGAGAAAATTCGGAATGATCCCGGAGTTTCTCGGAAGGCTTCCCATCACCGTGACCCTCCAGGCCCTCACAAAGGACCTGATGGTGCGCATTCTCACGGAGCCGAAGAACGCCATCTTAAAGCAGTATGAAAAGCTCCTGGCCATGGATGAGGTAAGGCTTGTGTTTGAGGAGGACGCCCTCTCCTGGATTGCCGAGGAGGCCATCAGGAAGGAGACGGGGGCGAGGGCTCTTCGGGCCATTATCGAGGAGTTCATGCAGGACATTATGTACGAGATACCCAAAGATCCCAATATCGGCTCCGTGGTAATCACCAGGGCTTATCTGGAGAAGAACGGCGGGCCGATGATTGAGATGAGAGGGTAA
- a CDS encoding S1C family serine protease translates to MYNEWEKNQKNIDSENDVDMTEGSYVDSTHYERTQENRQADRNREAGQERESQAGSRSQSGTRQMYGRISSQDSGRQSYGSYEYASQENQRNTENTAHMDSRGNEPERRRRKKGKLAKTAAGVAAAGILFGCVAGGTMAGINYLAVKLGGQPELSAEAGTQESTEIQTQAAETSGTVVQASTGNDVSAIVEKAMPSVVAINNKTLYTTQDWFFGTQQYEVPSAGSGIIVGQSDTELLIATNSHVIENAEEMNVVFIDGSSAPAALKGTDTEADLAVIAVQLKDIPESALSQIKVATLGDSDSLKLGNGVIAIGNALGEGQSVTVGYISALNKEVDIEGITKNLIQVDAAINPGNSGGALLDMNGNVIGINEAKLASTEIEGVGYAIPISYAKDIIDDLMTKTTKVAVDEDEQGYLGVQIQNINSQMAEAYGMPEGIYVYKIVEGQAADNSDLRERDIITAVNCETVKTAEDLQKMLTYYKGGETVTLTVQSLDNGSYVERQVQVTLGYRKDMADSAQDQGQGN, encoded by the coding sequence ATGTATAATGAATGGGAAAAAAACCAGAAAAATATAGATTCAGAAAATGATGTGGACATGACAGAGGGGTCCTATGTAGACAGCACCCATTATGAGAGAACCCAGGAGAACCGGCAGGCGGACAGAAACAGAGAGGCAGGACAGGAGAGAGAAAGTCAGGCCGGCAGCCGAAGCCAGTCAGGGACAAGGCAGATGTACGGAAGGATCAGCAGCCAGGACAGCGGCCGTCAGAGCTACGGCTCCTATGAGTACGCAAGTCAGGAGAACCAGAGAAACACGGAAAATACCGCCCATATGGACAGCCGGGGGAATGAACCGGAGAGGCGCAGAAGAAAGAAAGGGAAATTAGCCAAAACAGCGGCCGGGGTGGCTGCGGCAGGAATCCTGTTCGGCTGTGTGGCAGGAGGCACCATGGCCGGAATCAATTATCTGGCCGTAAAGCTTGGAGGACAGCCGGAGCTTTCGGCAGAGGCGGGAACACAGGAAAGCACAGAGATCCAGACCCAGGCAGCCGAGACATCAGGTACAGTGGTGCAGGCCAGCACGGGAAATGATGTGTCTGCCATTGTGGAGAAGGCTATGCCGTCCGTTGTGGCCATTAATAATAAGACCCTCTACACCACCCAGGACTGGTTCTTCGGAACGCAGCAGTATGAGGTTCCAAGCGCAGGCTCCGGAATTATCGTGGGACAGAGCGACACAGAGCTTCTCATCGCCACCAACAGCCACGTGATTGAAAATGCAGAGGAGATGAATGTGGTATTTATCGACGGTAGCTCTGCTCCGGCGGCGCTCAAGGGAACTGATACTGAGGCGGATCTGGCTGTAATCGCCGTTCAGCTCAAGGATATCCCTGAATCCGCCCTCTCACAGATTAAGGTGGCAACTCTGGGGGATTCGGACAGTCTGAAGCTGGGAAATGGAGTCATTGCCATAGGAAATGCTCTGGGCGAGGGACAGTCTGTTACGGTCGGATATATCAGTGCGCTTAACAAGGAAGTGGATATTGAGGGTATTACGAAGAACCTGATTCAGGTAGATGCGGCAATCAACCCGGGAAACAGCGGCGGAGCCCTTCTCGATATGAATGGAAATGTCATCGGAATCAACGAGGCCAAATTAGCCAGCACAGAGATTGAGGGCGTAGGCTATGCAATCCCGATCTCCTACGCAAAGGATATTATCGATGATCTGATGACCAAGACAACGAAGGTGGCTGTGGACGAAGATGAGCAGGGTTATCTGGGCGTTCAGATTCAGAATATCAACAGCCAGATGGCCGAGGCCTACGGAATGCCTGAGGGAATCTACGTCTACAAGATTGTGGAAGGCCAGGCAGCCGACAACTCCGACCTGAGAGAGCGCGACATTATCACGGCAGTCAACTGCGAGACCGTGAAGACGGCAGAGGATCTGCAGAAGATGCTCACCTATTATAAAGGAGGAGAGACCGTGACCCTGACTGTACAGTCTCTGGACAATGGCTCCTATGTGGAGAGACAGGTTCAGGTGACATTAGGCTACAGAAAGGACATGGCTGACAGCGCGCAGGATCAGGGCCAGGGGAACTGA